CAGGATCGACTGGGTGCGGGTCGATCAGGTCATCCCCATGGCCCCCTGGCGGTCGGTCGGGGCCACACAGAACGGCTATTTTGTCGAGAGCTTCCTCGACGAGGTGGCGCTGGCGGCCGGCAAGGACCCGGTGCAGCTGCGCCGCGAGCTGCTGGCCGACAATCCGCGCGCCCTGAAGGTCATCGACGCCGCCGCCGAGGCCGGCGACTGGGGCAAGGCCCTGCCGAAGGGGCGGGCGCGGGGCTTCGCCTTCGTCTACAGCTTCGCCAGCCTTTGCGCCCATGTGGTCGAGGCCAGCCTGGATGGCGGCGTCGTCACCGTCCACAAGGTGACCTGCGTCATCGACTGCGCCCGCGTCGTCACCCCGGACGGGGCCCGCAACCAGATGGAGGGCGGTATCGTCCAGGGGCTGTCCACGGCCTTGTTCGAAGGCATCGAGGTGGCGAACGGCTCCTGCCAAAACCGCAACTTCGACGGCTACCGGATCATGCGGATGAACGAGGCGCCGAAGGTCATCGAGACCATTTTCATCGAAAACGACGAGCCGGTGCTTGGCGGCATCGGCGAGCCCGGCCTGCCGCCGGCGACCCCGGCGCTGGTCAATGCGCTGGCGAAACTGACCGGCAAGCCGATCCGCAAGCTGCCGATCTCGGCGGTGCTTGACCAAGCGTCGTGAAAATGTCGGCGGGGCGCCCTATGAGGACGCTCCGCATCGTTGTTCAGGTAGGTCCATGACGCTTCGTCACTGGTCCGGCGCCCTCGCCGGCCTTTCCGTCCTCGCCGTCGCCGGCGTCTCCCAGGCCGCCGACCCCAGGCCGGTTCCGAAGCTGGTGGTGGTGATCAGCGTCGACCAGTTCAGTTCCAACCTCTTCAACCAGTACCGCAGCCGCTATGTCGGCGGGCTGCGCACCCTGGCCGACCAGGGCCTGGTGCATATCAACGGCTACCAGACCCATTCGGGAACCGAGACCTGCCCGGGCCACTCGACCATCCTGACCGGCAAGCATCCCAACAAGACCGGCATCCCGGCCAATGACTGGCTCGACCCGGTCACCGGCAAGAGCGTCTACTGCTTCAGCGCCCCGGCCAACCGGCTGGCGGGCGGCCTGACCGGGGGCAACGGCCCGGTCGGTCCCGACAACATGAGGGCCACGACCCTTGGCGACTGGATGAAGGACGGCGGCGCGGGCGGCCGGGTCTTCGCCATCTCCGGCAAGGACCGCGGCGCCATCGCCATGGCAGGCCACAAGGGCGACGGCGTCTTCTGGTGGCGCGAGGGCTTCGGCTTCACGACCTACGTCGAGCCCGGCCAGAGTGACGAGGCGCGGCTGGCGCCGGTCAAGGCCATCAACGCCGACCTCAAGGCCCGCTACGAGGGCAAGCCGGCCTCCTGGACCTACCAGAACGACTATTGCCGCACGCTCGAGGCCGACTACCAGATCGCCGGCCAGACCTGGCACAGCCAGGTGCCGCCGGCCAAGGTGCAGTTCGACAACACCCCGCTGCTCGACGAGGTCACCGTCGAAGGCGCCATCCGTCTGATCGATGAGCAGAAGCTGGGCGCCGGCGCGGCCACCGACGTGCTGGCCGTCAGCCTGTCGGCCACCGACCGCATCGGCCACGGCTTCGGCACCCAGGGGCCGGAGATGTGCGAACAGCAGTTCCGCCTCGACGCCGCGCTCGGCAAGCTGCTCGAGGCCGCGAAGGCTGCACCCGGCGGGGCGCTGGTGGTGCTGACCGCCGACCATGGCGGCTCCGACTTCTCCGAGCGCCAGGCCGAGCGTGGCTATCCTGAGGCCCGGCGCTACGACCCCGAGGTGCTGGCGCAACTGAACATGGCCCTCAAGGCCCAGTTCAAGCTGACGGCCAATCCGGTGATCTTCGACGGCAGCGGCCTCTACGTCGTCGATGACCGCAATGTGCGCCTGCCTGAGCCCCTGCGGTCGAAGATCGCCAGGGCGGCCGCCGACTGGCTGGCGACGAAGTCCGGCATCGCCGCCGCCTACACCCTTGATGAGTTGCTCGCGGTTCCGCTGCGGCCCGGCCTGTCGCCGGAGGATGTGAGCGTCAAGGAACGCGCCGCGATGAGCGCTGTCGCTGGCCGCTCGCCGGACGTCATCGTCATTCTCGCGCCGGGGGTTTCGCCGCTGCAGGCCCGGCTGGGCGGCGCCCTGAGCACCCACGGCAGCCCCTGGGACTACGACCGCCGCGTGCCGATCCTGTTCTGGTGGTCGGGCGGACAGGGGCAGGAGCGCTTCTATCCCATCGAGACCACCGACATCGGCCCGACGCTGGCGCATCTGATCGGGGTGAGGCCGCCGGCCGACATCGACGGTCGCTGCATCGACCTGGGCGGTTTCGCGGTGGACGCCTGTCCGCAGCGGGCCGAGCCGCCGCCGGTCGCGGCGCCGAAGAAGCAGGGCTGGCTGCGCTGGCCGTTTGGCGGCAAGGATCAGTAGAGATCGGTCTTGTAATTGCTCTGCAGGCCACCGTGGACCAGGTCGCGCTTGACGGCCAGCCGCAGCAGGGTGGCCTCGACGCCCTTGATCTTGTTAAGCTTGATGTGGGCGACCAGCGCCGCCGCCGGGTCGATCCCAGAGGCCGGAGGGCCGTTCCACAGTCCGGCCCGCTCCAGCGCCCGGCTTGAGGCGAGCGTCGGGCTGTCCGTCTCGATGACGGTGGCCAGGATCGGCGTCTTGCCGTCGACCACGAAGGCCTGGCGTATGTCGTCATCGGCGGTGAGCACGGCCCGGCCGCGCAGCACCGCCGCTTGGCCGCTGCCCGGTGCGATGGCGAAGGCGGCGACCCGGGGCTGTTCGATGATGTTGCGGTAGCCGAAGGCCAGCCGGTTGCCCGGCCGCTCGGCCAGGGTGGCGCGGCCGTCCCGCATCCGCACCAGCAGGCCGGCGGGATCGCCCTTGGGGCTGACATCGGCCTGGCCGCCCCGGTCCATGGTGACCAAGGCCAGGAAGCGGCAGGCGTCCATGAAGGCGTCAGGATCGGTGGGCGCCGCCGGTTCGCCGCCGGTCCAGAATTCGGAGCGGATCAAGGCCTTGGCGCAGTGGACGAAGCATTCCTCGACGGCGATCTCCACCGCCGTCTCGCTGACCGCCGAGATCCTGCCATTGGCCCGCAAGGTCTCGCCGACGCCGGGGGCGAGGAACAGCAGGCCGGCCCCGACGCCGACCTCGAGGCCGCCCGGGTTGTCGATGGCGTCCAGCGGGATGGAGACCCCGGCCCGGGTGGGCGTCACGAACCCGGCCGGTCCGCCCGCCGCTGTCGCCGTCGGCCCGTCCTCGCCGCCGATGCCCAGGAAGACGAACGGCGAGGCGGCGATCCAGCCGGTCGCCGTTTCGTCGAGATGGTCGATGATCTTCATCTTCACGCCGAGGCCGGCGACGCCGATGCGATCCTCCAGCGCCTTGACCGAGGTGATCGTTTCCATGGCCGTCCTTCCCGAATGCTCGGGCAGCATGGCCTACTTAATATTGAATCTCAACTAGCCGCGCAGCATCTTCGCCACGCGCGGCGCGAAGTAGGTGATGATCCCGGCGCAGCCGGCCCGCTTGAAGGCGCCCAGGCTCTCGAGGATGGCCCGCTCCTCGTCGATCCAGCCGTTCTGGGCGGCGGCCATGATCATCGCGTACTCGCCGCTCACCTGGAAGGCGAAGGTCGGCATGGCGAATTCGTCGACCAGCCGGCGGGCGATGTCGAGGTAGGGCATGCCCGGCTTGACCATGACCATGTCGGCGCCCTCGGCGATGTCGAGGGCGACCTCGCGGATGGCCTCCTCGGTGTTGGCCGGGTCCATCTGGTAGGTCTTCTTGTCGCCGGGGTTGGCGACGTCGCCGCTGCCCAGCTTCCCGGAGCCGATGGCGTCGCGGTAGGGACCGTAGAAGGCCGAGGCGTACTTGGCGGCGTAGGACATGATCATAACGTCCTGCAGGCCCTCGGCCTCCAGCGCCGCGCGGATCGCCCCGACCCGGCCGTCCATCATGTCCGAGGGAGCGAGGATATCGCA
The nucleotide sequence above comes from Caulobacter sp. NIBR1757. Encoded proteins:
- a CDS encoding alkaline phosphatase family protein → MTLRHWSGALAGLSVLAVAGVSQAADPRPVPKLVVVISVDQFSSNLFNQYRSRYVGGLRTLADQGLVHINGYQTHSGTETCPGHSTILTGKHPNKTGIPANDWLDPVTGKSVYCFSAPANRLAGGLTGGNGPVGPDNMRATTLGDWMKDGGAGGRVFAISGKDRGAIAMAGHKGDGVFWWREGFGFTTYVEPGQSDEARLAPVKAINADLKARYEGKPASWTYQNDYCRTLEADYQIAGQTWHSQVPPAKVQFDNTPLLDEVTVEGAIRLIDEQKLGAGAATDVLAVSLSATDRIGHGFGTQGPEMCEQQFRLDAALGKLLEAAKAAPGGALVVLTADHGGSDFSERQAERGYPEARRYDPEVLAQLNMALKAQFKLTANPVIFDGSGLYVVDDRNVRLPEPLRSKIARAAADWLATKSGIAAAYTLDELLAVPLRPGLSPEDVSVKERAAMSAVAGRSPDVIVILAPGVSPLQARLGGALSTHGSPWDYDRRVPILFWWSGGQGQERFYPIETTDIGPTLAHLIGVRPPADIDGRCIDLGGFAVDACPQRAEPPPVAAPKKQGWLRWPFGGKDQ
- a CDS encoding pyridoxamine 5'-phosphate oxidase family protein, which translates into the protein METITSVKALEDRIGVAGLGVKMKIIDHLDETATGWIAASPFVFLGIGGEDGPTATAAGGPAGFVTPTRAGVSIPLDAIDNPGGLEVGVGAGLLFLAPGVGETLRANGRISAVSETAVEIAVEECFVHCAKALIRSEFWTGGEPAAPTDPDAFMDACRFLALVTMDRGGQADVSPKGDPAGLLVRMRDGRATLAERPGNRLAFGYRNIIEQPRVAAFAIAPGSGQAAVLRGRAVLTADDDIRQAFVVDGKTPILATVIETDSPTLASSRALERAGLWNGPPASGIDPAAALVAHIKLNKIKGVEATLLRLAVKRDLVHGGLQSNYKTDLY
- the hemB gene encoding porphobilinogen synthase, yielding MTVPPLAAYPATRLRRLRQADWSRRMVRETSLQPSDLIWSMVVHEGEGRIPVASMPGVDRLSIAEAAKAAIAARELGIPCIAIFPHIDGARKDAEGSLAAEEDGVICRAIKAMKAAAPEVGIMCDVALDPFTTHGHDGVLKDGRVVNDATIERLVEQALVQARAGCDILAPSDMMDGRVGAIRAALEAEGLQDVMIMSYAAKYASAFYGPYRDAIGSGKLGSGDVANPGDKKTYQMDPANTEEAIREVALDIAEGADMVMVKPGMPYLDIARRLVDEFAMPTFAFQVSGEYAMIMAAAQNGWIDEERAILESLGAFKRAGCAGIITYFAPRVAKMLRG